The Musa acuminata AAA Group cultivar baxijiao chromosome BXJ1-3, Cavendish_Baxijiao_AAA, whole genome shotgun sequence genome window below encodes:
- the LOC135639086 gene encoding LEAF RUST 10 DISEASE-RESISTANCE LOCUS RECEPTOR-LIKE PROTEIN KINASE-like 1.2 — MQNPTVVRSSYHYRLLPSFPNPNMNSKFPTPPLPISALYFLLLLFSVPAISHPSNVACGEAISSCGNITNITYPFWLVHDDSTSLRSHCGYRGFELICRNNTPIIHLPTGNYTVTNIDYKTHTISLADTDIVFVSEECPRVNHNLTFDPDSVLRYAPSDVNLTFFLDCTDGPPDLHIPCLGSAGGNRSYVFTTETMRESYHRLPRTCRAVVVVPVLQDVLMAYIADDLPTRYGGVLQSGFDLSWPNVTSGDCGSCEHSGGRCGLDRTINSTWDFACFCWNGVKTFHPHCAVFPSWVSARMQ, encoded by the exons ATGCAAAACCCAACAGTGGTAAGGTCTTCTTACCACTACCGCCTCCTCCCGTCCTTCCCCAACCCAAACATGAACTCCAAATTCCCCACACCTCCTCTTCCCATCTCCGCCCTTTactttcttctcctccttttctccgTTCCCGCCATCAGCCATCCTTCCAACGTTGCCTGCGGCGAAGCCATATCAAGCTGTGGCAACATCACCAACATCACCTACCCATTCTGGCTCGTCCATGACGACTCCACTTCCCTCCGCTCCCACTGCGGTTACCGAGGCTTCGAGCTGATTTGCCGGAACAACACCCCGATCATCCACCTTCCCACCGGCAACTACACAGTCACCAACATCGACTACAAAACCCATACCATCTCCCTCGCCGATACCGACATCGTCTTCGTCAGTGAAGAGTGCCCTCGAGTCAATCACAACCTCACCTTCGATCCCGACTCAGTTCTGCGCTACGCTCCCTCCGACGTCAACCTCACCTTCTTCTTAGACTGCACCGACGGCCCACCGGATCTCCACATCCCCTGCCTCGGCTCTGCTGGTGGAAACCGGTCCTATGTCTTCACGACCGAAACGATGAGGGAGTCTTATCACCGTCTTCCTCGGACGTGCCGCGCCGTCGTCGTCGTGCCCGTCCTGCAGGACGTGCTGATGGCTTATATTGCAGACGACTTACCTACCCGATACGGAGGGGTGTTGCAGAGTGGATTCGATTTGAGCTGGCCAAACGTGACCTCCGGCGACTGCGGCAGCTGCGAGCACTCCGGCGGGCGGTGTGGGCTCGACCGAACGATCAACTCCACCTGGGATTTCGCCTGCTTCTGCTGGAATGGAGTAAAGACATTTCATCCCCATTGTGCAG TGTTTCCTAGCTGGGTTTCTGCCCGCATGCAGTAG
- the LOC135633892 gene encoding receptor protein kinase-like protein ZAR1 isoform X2, giving the protein MALSSSSPSPLSLLCLLCAASLLLVVNGLNGEGTALVSFKAGIREDPSGSLASWNSSDQDPCSWNGITCRGVSVVALSLPKKKLVGYLPSALGSLRSLRHVNLRNNRLFGNLSAGLFAARALQSLVLYGNFLSGSLPPEIGQLLYLQNLDLSGNLFAGSLPTSLIQCKRLKALVLSHNNFTGPLPLGFGSSLAGLGKLDLSYNGFDGPIPSDVGNLTRLQGTLDLSHNRFSGSIPPSLGNLPEKVYIDLTYNNLSGPIPQNGALENRGPTAFIGNPDLCGPPLKNLCPSGAPPSNPFLPNNYSPPAPEGNGTYNGNSSKGVSKAAIIAIVVGDVVGIVLIALVFFYFYCKATASLSFKEDGGNSDTRLKGRKECMCFRKEESETLSDNIEQYELVPLDRHVTFDLDGLLKASAFVLGKSGIGIVYKVVLDDGPTLAVRRLGEGGSQRFKEFQTEVEAIGKVRHPNIVTLRAYYWSIDEKLLIYDYIPNGSLSDAIHGRAGTRNSAPLSWEVRLKIMKGIAKGLAFLHEFSPKKYVHGDLKPNNVLLGLDMEPYISDFGVGRLANIAGGSPFLQSDRIADEKTQSQQSDVAFGPVISRGSCYQAPEALKTLKPSQKWDVYAYGVILLELISGRSPLVLLETMEMDLVCWIQFCIEEKKPLLDVLDPFLAQELDREDEIITVLKIALACVQADPEKRPSMRHATDTIQRLINKN; this is encoded by the exons ATGGCCTTGTCGTCATCATCACCATCTCCTCTGTCGCTTCTCTGCCTTCTGTGCGCCGCCTCTCTTCTCCTCGTTGTTAATGGCCTGAACGGCGAAGGCACCGCACTCGTCTCCTTCAAGGCTGGCATCAGGGAGGACCCCAGTGGCTCCCTTGCAAGCTGGAACTCTTCCGACCAGGACCCCTGCTCCTGGAACGGGATCACCTGCAGGGGTGTCTCGGTGGTCGCTCTAAGCCTGCCGAAGAAGAAGCTGGTAGGCTACCTCCCCTCTGCTCTCGGCTCCCTCCGATCTCTGAGGCACGTCAACCTTCGGAACAACAGGCTCTTCGGCAACCTCTCCGCCGGCCTCTTCGCCGCCCGTGCGCTACAAAGTTTGGTCCTTTACGGGAATTTCTTGTCCGGGTCGCTCCCGCCGGAGATCGGCCAGCTTCTGTACCTTCAGAACTTGGACCTTTCCGGCAACCTGTTCGCCGGCTCGTTGCCGACCTCTTTGATCCAGTGCAAGCGGTTGAAGGCCCTCGTCCTGAGCCACAACAACTTCACCGGTCCTTTGCCCCTTGGTTTCGGTAGTAGCCTTGCTGGGTTGGGGAAGCTCGATCTTTCTTACAATGGATTCGATGGTCCGATTCCGAGTGACGTCGGTAATCTAACTAGGCTTCAAGGAACCCTGGATTTGTCCCACAACCGGTTCTCTGGCTCGATCCCGCCGAGCCTTGGAAATCTGCCGGAGAAGGTCTACATCGATCTCACCTATAACAATCTCAGCGGGCCGATACCCCAAAATGGGGCTCTGGAGAACAGAGGACCGACGGCTTTCATCGGAAATCCGGACCTTTGTGGCCCGCCGTTGAAGAACCTGTGTCCTTCCGGAGCGCCGCCGTCGAATCCCTTCCTCCCCAACAATTATTCGCCTCCGGCACCTGAGGGAAATGGCACTTATAATGGAAACAGCAGCAAAGGTGTGAGTAAAGCTGCAATTATTGCGATTGTGGTGGGTGATGTGGTCGGAATTGTTCTTATTGCATTGGTGTTCTTTTACTTTTACTGCAAGGCAACTGCTTCACTCAGCTTCAAAGAAGATGGAGGGAATTCTGacacaaggttgaagggcaggaAAGAATGTATGTGCTTTAGGAAGGAGGAATCAGAGACCTTATCGGATAACATCGAGCAGTATGAGCTAGTGCCATTGGATAGGCATGTGACCTTTGATCTTGATGGACTTTTGAAGGCGTCCGCGTTCGTCTTGGGGAAGAGCGGGATCGGTATCGTCTACAAGGTTGTGCTGGATGACGGACCAACTTTGGCTGTGAGGAGGCTGGGGGAAGGAGGATCACAAAGGTTCAAAGAGTTCCAAACCGAGGTGGAAGCAATTGGAAAGGTTCGACATCCTAATATTGTTACCCTGAGAGCTTATTACTGGTCGATCGATGAGAAGCTGCTTATCTATGATTATATTCCTAATGGCAGCCTCTCTGATGCTATTCATG GGAGAGCTGGAACAAGGAATTCGGCACCACTGTCATGGGAAGTACGCTTAAAGATCATGAAAGGAATAGCAAAGGGCTTGGCTTTCTTGCATGAATTCAGTCCGAAGAAGTATGTTCATGGCGATCTCAAGCCTAATAATGTGCTACTCGGACTGGATATGGAACCCTACATATCTGATTTTGGGGTCGGACGTCTGGCAAACATTGCCGGAGGATCTCCATTTTTGCAGTCGGACAGAATAGCCGATGAGAAAACTCAGAGCCAACAATCAGATGTTGCATTCGGTCCCGTCATAAGTAGGGGATCATGCTATCAGGCTCCTGAGGCATTGAAGACCCTGAAACCATCTCAAAAATGGGACGTTTATGCATATGGAGTGATTCTATTAGAACTGATCTCTGGCAGGTCTCCACTAGTTCTTTTGGAGACCATGGAAATGGACTTGGTCTGCTGGATTCAGTTTTGTATCGAAGAGAAAAAACCCCTCTTGGATGTGTTGGACCCTTTTCTAGCTCAGGAATTGGATAGAGAAGATGAAATTATCACAGTGCTGAAAATTGCCCTGGCTTGTGTTCAAGCTGATCCTGAAAAGAGACCATCAATGAGGCATGCCACCGATACTATCCAAAGATTGATCAACAAGAACTAG
- the LOC135633913 gene encoding putative glutamine amidotransferase GAT1_2.1 isoform X1, protein MDSSDLFRILPRVLIVSRRTVRKNKFVDFVGEYHLDLIVAYGAVPVIVPRVAGIHMLLESFEPIHGVLLCEGEDINPALYGAADFSGLSLEEIEEVRRLHASDTAIDHEKDSIELWLARLCLERNIPFLGICRGSQVLNVACGGTLYQDIEKEMATECEEGNATVHIDYSDYDGHRHPVRVVENSPLHAWFRDSLEEAKMEIWMNSYHHQGMKRLADRFVPMAFARDGLIEGFYDPVAYNPEEGKFIMGLQFHPERMRRPGTEEFDYPGCPAAYQEFVKAVIAYQRKVSSTADIENCQRLGEEMEEKRKNIVRSFSLAKHVYVSKQEMPPAKEQDLQIGAEFLEANAALNPQQEKRLKQMGATVRNASFYLEKMKMNEARKTAARITMEKMSIEQLSELHSFYHMMGKICSEVFDKKLEAT, encoded by the exons ATGGATTCGTCCGACTTGTTTCGAATCCTTCCCCGAGTTCTCATCGTCTCTCGCCGGACCGTTCGCAAGAACAAGTTCGTCGACTTCGTCG GAGAGTACCATCTTGATCTTATTGTGGCCTACGGCGCTGTCCCGGTCATCGTGCCGCGAGTCGCTGGCATACACATGCTGCTGGAGAGCTTCGAGCCGATACATGGCGTGCTCCTCTGCGAGGGGGAGGACATCAACCCTGCGCTCTACGGTGCAGCTGATTTCTCCGGTCTATCGCTCGAGGAGATCGAGGAGGTCCGCCGCCTCCACGCCAGCGACACCGCCATCGACCACGAAAAGGACTCGATCGAGCTCTGGCTTGCCAGGCTCTGCCTCGAGCGCAACATCCCCTTCCTCGGCATTTGCCGGGGCTCGCAGGTCCTCAACGTCGCTTGCGGCGGCACATTGTACCAGGACATCGAGAAGGAGATGGCGACCGAGTGTGAGGAGGGGAACGCCACAGTTCACATCGATTACTCTGACTATGACGGGCACCGGCATCCGGTGAGGGTGGTTGAGAACTCCCCGCTGCATGCTTGGTTTCGGGACTCATTGGAGGAGGCGAAGATGGAGATCTGGATGAACAGCTATCACCACCAGGGGATGAAGAGATTGGCGGATCGGTTCGTTCCGATGGCGTTTGCAAGGGATGGCTTGATCGAGGGGTTCTACGATCCCGTTGCTTACAACCCTGAGGAGGGGAAGTTCATCATGGGCTTGCAGTTCCATCCTGAGCGCATGAGACGGCCTGGAACAGAGGAGTTCGATTATCCAGGATGCCCTGCTGCTTATCAG GAGTTTGTGAAGGCAGTGATCGCATACCAGAGGAAGGTTAGCAGCACAGCCGACATCGAGAATTGCCAGAGGCTGGGTGAGGAAATGGAGGAGAAAAGGAAGAACATCGTTCGGAGCTTCTCACTTGCAAAACATGTGTACGTTTCTAAGCAGGAGATGCCTCCGGCGAAAGAACAAGACCTCCAAATAGGAGCCGAATTCCTCGAG GCAAATGCGGCACTGAACCCCCAGCAGGAGAAGAGGCTGAAGCAGATGGGAGCTACGGTGAGGAACGCGTCGTTCTATCTCGAGAAGATGAAGATGAACGAGGCGAGGAAGACGGCAGCAAGGATTACGATGGAGAAGATGTCCATCGAGCAGTTGTCGGAACTGCATTCCTTCTATCACATGATGGGCAAGATATGCTCAGAGGTGTTCGACAAAAAGCTGGAGGCAACTTGA
- the LOC135633892 gene encoding receptor protein kinase-like protein ZAR1 isoform X1: MCHPLMALSSSSPSPLSLLCLLCAASLLLVVNGLNGEGTALVSFKAGIREDPSGSLASWNSSDQDPCSWNGITCRGVSVVALSLPKKKLVGYLPSALGSLRSLRHVNLRNNRLFGNLSAGLFAARALQSLVLYGNFLSGSLPPEIGQLLYLQNLDLSGNLFAGSLPTSLIQCKRLKALVLSHNNFTGPLPLGFGSSLAGLGKLDLSYNGFDGPIPSDVGNLTRLQGTLDLSHNRFSGSIPPSLGNLPEKVYIDLTYNNLSGPIPQNGALENRGPTAFIGNPDLCGPPLKNLCPSGAPPSNPFLPNNYSPPAPEGNGTYNGNSSKGVSKAAIIAIVVGDVVGIVLIALVFFYFYCKATASLSFKEDGGNSDTRLKGRKECMCFRKEESETLSDNIEQYELVPLDRHVTFDLDGLLKASAFVLGKSGIGIVYKVVLDDGPTLAVRRLGEGGSQRFKEFQTEVEAIGKVRHPNIVTLRAYYWSIDEKLLIYDYIPNGSLSDAIHGRAGTRNSAPLSWEVRLKIMKGIAKGLAFLHEFSPKKYVHGDLKPNNVLLGLDMEPYISDFGVGRLANIAGGSPFLQSDRIADEKTQSQQSDVAFGPVISRGSCYQAPEALKTLKPSQKWDVYAYGVILLELISGRSPLVLLETMEMDLVCWIQFCIEEKKPLLDVLDPFLAQELDREDEIITVLKIALACVQADPEKRPSMRHATDTIQRLINKN; the protein is encoded by the exons ATG TGTCATCCACTCATGGCCTTGTCGTCATCATCACCATCTCCTCTGTCGCTTCTCTGCCTTCTGTGCGCCGCCTCTCTTCTCCTCGTTGTTAATGGCCTGAACGGCGAAGGCACCGCACTCGTCTCCTTCAAGGCTGGCATCAGGGAGGACCCCAGTGGCTCCCTTGCAAGCTGGAACTCTTCCGACCAGGACCCCTGCTCCTGGAACGGGATCACCTGCAGGGGTGTCTCGGTGGTCGCTCTAAGCCTGCCGAAGAAGAAGCTGGTAGGCTACCTCCCCTCTGCTCTCGGCTCCCTCCGATCTCTGAGGCACGTCAACCTTCGGAACAACAGGCTCTTCGGCAACCTCTCCGCCGGCCTCTTCGCCGCCCGTGCGCTACAAAGTTTGGTCCTTTACGGGAATTTCTTGTCCGGGTCGCTCCCGCCGGAGATCGGCCAGCTTCTGTACCTTCAGAACTTGGACCTTTCCGGCAACCTGTTCGCCGGCTCGTTGCCGACCTCTTTGATCCAGTGCAAGCGGTTGAAGGCCCTCGTCCTGAGCCACAACAACTTCACCGGTCCTTTGCCCCTTGGTTTCGGTAGTAGCCTTGCTGGGTTGGGGAAGCTCGATCTTTCTTACAATGGATTCGATGGTCCGATTCCGAGTGACGTCGGTAATCTAACTAGGCTTCAAGGAACCCTGGATTTGTCCCACAACCGGTTCTCTGGCTCGATCCCGCCGAGCCTTGGAAATCTGCCGGAGAAGGTCTACATCGATCTCACCTATAACAATCTCAGCGGGCCGATACCCCAAAATGGGGCTCTGGAGAACAGAGGACCGACGGCTTTCATCGGAAATCCGGACCTTTGTGGCCCGCCGTTGAAGAACCTGTGTCCTTCCGGAGCGCCGCCGTCGAATCCCTTCCTCCCCAACAATTATTCGCCTCCGGCACCTGAGGGAAATGGCACTTATAATGGAAACAGCAGCAAAGGTGTGAGTAAAGCTGCAATTATTGCGATTGTGGTGGGTGATGTGGTCGGAATTGTTCTTATTGCATTGGTGTTCTTTTACTTTTACTGCAAGGCAACTGCTTCACTCAGCTTCAAAGAAGATGGAGGGAATTCTGacacaaggttgaagggcaggaAAGAATGTATGTGCTTTAGGAAGGAGGAATCAGAGACCTTATCGGATAACATCGAGCAGTATGAGCTAGTGCCATTGGATAGGCATGTGACCTTTGATCTTGATGGACTTTTGAAGGCGTCCGCGTTCGTCTTGGGGAAGAGCGGGATCGGTATCGTCTACAAGGTTGTGCTGGATGACGGACCAACTTTGGCTGTGAGGAGGCTGGGGGAAGGAGGATCACAAAGGTTCAAAGAGTTCCAAACCGAGGTGGAAGCAATTGGAAAGGTTCGACATCCTAATATTGTTACCCTGAGAGCTTATTACTGGTCGATCGATGAGAAGCTGCTTATCTATGATTATATTCCTAATGGCAGCCTCTCTGATGCTATTCATG GGAGAGCTGGAACAAGGAATTCGGCACCACTGTCATGGGAAGTACGCTTAAAGATCATGAAAGGAATAGCAAAGGGCTTGGCTTTCTTGCATGAATTCAGTCCGAAGAAGTATGTTCATGGCGATCTCAAGCCTAATAATGTGCTACTCGGACTGGATATGGAACCCTACATATCTGATTTTGGGGTCGGACGTCTGGCAAACATTGCCGGAGGATCTCCATTTTTGCAGTCGGACAGAATAGCCGATGAGAAAACTCAGAGCCAACAATCAGATGTTGCATTCGGTCCCGTCATAAGTAGGGGATCATGCTATCAGGCTCCTGAGGCATTGAAGACCCTGAAACCATCTCAAAAATGGGACGTTTATGCATATGGAGTGATTCTATTAGAACTGATCTCTGGCAGGTCTCCACTAGTTCTTTTGGAGACCATGGAAATGGACTTGGTCTGCTGGATTCAGTTTTGTATCGAAGAGAAAAAACCCCTCTTGGATGTGTTGGACCCTTTTCTAGCTCAGGAATTGGATAGAGAAGATGAAATTATCACAGTGCTGAAAATTGCCCTGGCTTGTGTTCAAGCTGATCCTGAAAAGAGACCATCAATGAGGCATGCCACCGATACTATCCAAAGATTGATCAACAAGAACTAG
- the LOC135633933 gene encoding LEAF RUST 10 DISEASE-RESISTANCE LOCUS RECEPTOR-LIKE PROTEIN KINASE-like 2.4, protein MTKSFDDKLGQGGFGSVFKGALQDGRLVAVKVLKATKGHGGEEFINEVASISRTSHVNIVGLLGFCLEGSKRALVYDFMPNGSLEKFICSDKSTEEPRFGCEKLFEIALGVARGLEYLHGGCSTRIVHFDIKPHNILLDQDFCPKISDFGLAKLCPPKVSVISMADARGTVGYIAPEVFSRGFGVVSSKSDVYSYGMLLLEMAGGRRSIGATDENTSEVYFPHCLYDDLDRYCNVGVAGVTREIARKMMIVGLWCIQMMPENRPSMSKVVEMLNGSATDLQMPPRL, encoded by the coding sequence ATGACCAAATCCTTCGATGACAAGCTTGGCCAAGGTGGCTTCGGTTCTGTGTTCAAGGGCGCCCTCCAAGACGGCCGTTTGGTCGCCGTGAAGGTACTGAAAGCAACCAAAGGCCATGGAGGAGAAGAATTCATCAACGAGGTCGCTAGCATCAGCCGCACATCCCACGTCAACATCGTCGGCCTCCTCGGCTTCTGCTTGGAGGGATCAAAGAGAGCTCTCGTCTACGATTTCATGCCCAATGGATCGCTGGAGAAGTTCATCTGCTCCGACAAATCGACGGAGGAACCACGGTTCGGTTGCGAGAAGCTGTTCGAGATCGCACTCGGCGTCGCTCGAGGGTTGGAGTACCTGCACGGCGGCTGTAGTACTCGCATCGTTCACTTCGATATCAAGCCGCACAACATCCTACTCGACCAAGACTTTTGCCCCAAGATCTCCGATTTCGGACTGGCTAAGTTGTGCCCTCCGAAGGTGAGCGTCATTTCCATGGCGGATGCGAGAGGAACGGTTGGGTATATCGCCCCAGAAGTGTTCTCCAGGGGGTTCGGCGTCGTCTCCAGTAAGTCTGATGTCTATAGTTACGGGATGCTGCTGCTGGAGATGGCTGGAGGAAGGAGAAGCATCGGTGCAACCGATGAGAACACCAGTGAAGTCTATTTCCCACACTGTCTCTATGATGATCTTGATCGATACTGCAATGTAGGAGTTGCCGGAGTGACCAGAGAGATCGCGAGAAAGATGATGATAGTTGGGTTATGGTGCATACAGATGATGCCTGAGAACCGCCCTTCCATGAGCAAGGTGGTGGAGATGTTGAATGGGAGCGCTACGGACTTGCAAATGCCACCAAGGCTATGA
- the LOC135633913 gene encoding putative glutamine amidotransferase GAT1_2.1 isoform X2 has translation MDSSDLFRILPRVLIVSRRTVRKNKFVDFVGEYHLDLIVAYGAVPVIVPRVAGIHMLLESFEPIHGVLLCEGEDINPALYGAADFSGLSLEEIEEVRRLHASDTAIDHEKDSIELWLARLCLERNIPFLGICRGSQVLNVACGGTLYQDIEKEMATECEEGNATVHIDYSDYDGHRHPVRVVENSPLHAWFRDSLEEAKMEIWMNSYHHQGMKRLADRFVPMAFARDGLIEGFYDPVAYNPEEGKFIMGLQFHPERMRRPGTEEFDYPGCPAAYQEFVKAVIAYQRKVSSTADIENCQRLGEEMEEKRKNIVRSFSLAKHVYVSKQEMPPAKEQDLQIGAEFLEVRQMRH, from the exons ATGGATTCGTCCGACTTGTTTCGAATCCTTCCCCGAGTTCTCATCGTCTCTCGCCGGACCGTTCGCAAGAACAAGTTCGTCGACTTCGTCG GAGAGTACCATCTTGATCTTATTGTGGCCTACGGCGCTGTCCCGGTCATCGTGCCGCGAGTCGCTGGCATACACATGCTGCTGGAGAGCTTCGAGCCGATACATGGCGTGCTCCTCTGCGAGGGGGAGGACATCAACCCTGCGCTCTACGGTGCAGCTGATTTCTCCGGTCTATCGCTCGAGGAGATCGAGGAGGTCCGCCGCCTCCACGCCAGCGACACCGCCATCGACCACGAAAAGGACTCGATCGAGCTCTGGCTTGCCAGGCTCTGCCTCGAGCGCAACATCCCCTTCCTCGGCATTTGCCGGGGCTCGCAGGTCCTCAACGTCGCTTGCGGCGGCACATTGTACCAGGACATCGAGAAGGAGATGGCGACCGAGTGTGAGGAGGGGAACGCCACAGTTCACATCGATTACTCTGACTATGACGGGCACCGGCATCCGGTGAGGGTGGTTGAGAACTCCCCGCTGCATGCTTGGTTTCGGGACTCATTGGAGGAGGCGAAGATGGAGATCTGGATGAACAGCTATCACCACCAGGGGATGAAGAGATTGGCGGATCGGTTCGTTCCGATGGCGTTTGCAAGGGATGGCTTGATCGAGGGGTTCTACGATCCCGTTGCTTACAACCCTGAGGAGGGGAAGTTCATCATGGGCTTGCAGTTCCATCCTGAGCGCATGAGACGGCCTGGAACAGAGGAGTTCGATTATCCAGGATGCCCTGCTGCTTATCAG GAGTTTGTGAAGGCAGTGATCGCATACCAGAGGAAGGTTAGCAGCACAGCCGACATCGAGAATTGCCAGAGGCTGGGTGAGGAAATGGAGGAGAAAAGGAAGAACATCGTTCGGAGCTTCTCACTTGCAAAACATGTGTACGTTTCTAAGCAGGAGATGCCTCCGGCGAAAGAACAAGACCTCCAAATAGGAGCCGAATTCCTCGAGGTAAG GCAAATGCGGCACTGA
- the LOC135633937 gene encoding putative glutamine amidotransferase GAT1_2.1, producing MGLQFHPERMRRPGTEEFDYPGCPAAYQEFVKAVIAYQRKVSSTAGIENCQRLGEEMEEKRKNIVRSFSLAKHVYVSKQEMPPAKEQDLQVGAEFLEANAALNPQQEKRLKQMGATVRNASFYLEKMKMNEARKTAARITMEKMSIEQLSELHSFYHMMGKICSEVIDKKLEAT from the exons ATGGGCTTGCAGTTCCATCCTGAGCGCATGAGACGGCCGGGAACAGAGGAGTTCGATTATCCGGGATGCCCTGCTGCTTATCAG GAGTTTGTGAAGGCAGTGATCGCATACCAGAGGAAGGTTAGCAGCACAGCCGGCATCGAGAATTGCCAGAGGCTGGGTGAGGAAATGGAGGAGAAAAGGAAGAACATCGTTCGGAGCTTCTCACTTGCAAAGCATGTGTACGTTTCTAAGCAGGAGATGCCTCCGGCGAAAGAACAAGACCTCCAAGTAGGAGCCGAATTCCTCGAG GCAAATGCGGCACTGAACCCCCAGCAGGAGAAGAGGCTGAAGCAGATGGGAGCTACGGTGAGGAACGCGTCGTTCTATCTCGAGAAGATGAAGATGAACGAGGCGAGGAAGACGGCAGCAAGGATTACGATGGAGAAGATGTCCATCGAGCAGTTGTCGGAACTGCATTCCTTCTATCACATGATGGGCAAGATATGCTCAGAGGTGATCGACAAAAAGCTGGAGGCAACTTGA
- the LOC135639081 gene encoding LEAF RUST 10 DISEASE-RESISTANCE LOCUS RECEPTOR-LIKE PROTEIN KINASE-like 1.2, translated as MPPPPLASSELCGKSQMHPSLRSPLPSILLLLALSSTPPPSSESIYPYADCAPYTYSCGGTKINISYPFRVDGRADYCGYPRYYVACSKNNTSMTIEIDGKGYVVKDIDYLNRLITVVDPPFVNQSCPQPYQNTSLDISLYSYSDRDVNVTVFVNCTALSPLIPDVHDMGCAPGGARGRHGYYQLTGENHIEMFENCSSMVVVPIHQASAVDIGSGKRSFSDAVKGGFSLRWEAGEGWCRDCVESGGRCGFDVLSQESHTCFCPYGSTLGTCSGFDFPEHKL; from the exons ATGCCTCCACCTCCTCTTGCTTCCTCCGAGCTCTGTGGCAAGAGCCAAATGCATCCATCCTTAAGATCTCCTCTTCCATCTATCCTTCTCCTCCTCGCCCTGTCATCGACTCCACCTCCTTCCTCGGAGAGCATCTATCCGTATGCGGATTGTGCTCCCTACACATACTCTTGCGGAGGCACTAAGATCAACATCAGCTACCCGTTTCGCGTCGACGGCCGTGCCGACTACTGTGGCTACCCGAGATACTATGTCGCTTGCAGCAAGAACAATACTTCCATGACGATCGAGATCGACGGCAAGGGATACGTCGTCAAGGATATAGATTACTTGAACCGCCTCATTACCGTCGTCGACCCACCCTTCGTCAACCAGTCGTGCCCTCAGCCGTACCAAAACACCAGCCTCGACATCTCGCTGTACAGCTACAGCGACCGGGACGTGAACGTCACGGTGTTCGTCAACTGCACCGCCCTCTCACCTCTGATTCCCGACGTGCATGACATGGGTTGCGCGCCGGGCGGCGCCAGGGGTCGTCACGGGTATTACCAGCTTACCGGTGAGAACCACATAGAGATGTTTGAAAACTGCAGCTCGATGGTAGTGGTGCCCATACACCAAGCATCGGCGGTCGATATCGGGTCCGGGAAGCGGAGCTTTAGCGACGCAGTGAAGGGGGGGTTCTCGCTACGTTGGGAGGCAGGGGAGGGGTGGTGTCGTGACTGCGTCGAGTCAGGTGGGCGCTGCGGCTTCGACGTGCTCTCTCAGGAGAGCCACACCTGCTTCTGCCCATATGGTTCAACCCTCGGAACATGTTCAG GCTTTGACTTTCCTGAGCACAAACTTTGA